The genomic segment AAATTCCGAAATCTTTTTAACACCGCTATATCTGGTTTTTTTATTGGTGCAACAAGCATTTTTTTTAATACCTATCAACAAAACCGCGTCATGTCATTTATCGACCCTTGGAAAGATCCACAAGGAAGTGGATATCAATTAATTCAGAGTCTTTATGCTATTGGTTCAGGTGGTCTATTAGGAGAAGGTTATGGTCTTTCTATGCAAAAATTACAATACTTACCCTACAGGAGTACTGATTTTATTTTTGCTGTTTTTGCTGAAGAATTTGGATTCTTTGGATCAGTTTTACTTTTATCATTTCTGCTTGTAGTTGCATACTTAACCCTGAAAATATCTCTTAATTGTAGAAACAATTATTCTAAACTAATCTCTATTGGTTCAGGTACTATTCTTGTTGGCCAATCAATTATGCATATAGCAGTTTCATCAGGAGCAATGCCTACCACGGGCCTTCCATTCCCTATGGTTAGCTATGGGGGAAACTCATTAATTTCAAGCTTACTAATAGCTGCCCTATTGGTCAGATCCTCTATTGAATCTTCAGAATTATTAATTAAAAATCCCTCAAATAGACTTTTAGCTAGATAATCTGGAAAAAGAATTTAGAGTGGAAAGTCTCTTTTTGAACATTTCTCATATAAATTTAATTTTCTCTGATTTGACTCGTCATGGCGAGCAGTTAATTAATAATGGGCTCAATAATCCAACTCCCCTAACAATTCTGATAGTTTTCACTGGAGGACTCTTGACTAGCTTGGGGCCCTGTTCATTATCACTTTTACCAATCACAGTTGCTTATTTAGCTGGATTTAAAAATAACCAAAACCCTTTACAAAAAACGATTAGTTTCTGCAGCGGTATAGTTTTTTCACTAGTTGTATTAGGAAGTCTAAGCGGGTTCTTAGGAAAAATTTATGGTCAATTACCAGGTTTCTTTTCAATATTCATTAGTTTTTTAGCAATAATTATGGGTCTTAATCTGCTTGGGATTTTGAAATTCTCACTTCCATCTGGTCCTGACCCTGAAATTTGGAAAAATAAAGTTCCTTCTGCATTCGCTCCAGTTTCAGCAGGTTTTGCTTTTGGATTAGCATCATCGCCCTGCACTACTCCTGTTCTTGCAGTTCTTCTCGCTTGGGTTGCCAAACAAGGAAATCCTCTAAGCGGCACGATTTTTCTTGGAAGTTTTGCGATTGGACAAATTGTTCCTTTATTTGTAGCAGGTACATTTGCAGCAAGTATTCCAAAATTATTATCGTTGCGACCTATTGGGAAATGGGTTCCACCAATTAGCGGAGTCATTTTGTTAACCATTGGTCTAATAAGCCTACTTTCTATTTGGATATAAAATAGATGAAAAAAATCAGCCAAGTTTTAAACTGGCTTTCTAGCTTAAAAATTGCAATATTACTTTTATTAGTAATAGCTGTTTCATGCGCAGCCGGGACTTTAATACCACAACAAGAATCAAATCAATTCTATTACGATAATTTCAATAAGAATCCTTTTCTTGGAATAATTAATGCAAAAATATTACTACTTTTTGAATTCGATCATGTTTATACAAGTTTTTGGTTTTTATTCTTACTTATATGGCTAGGTTTAGCTCTTTCAGTTTGTAGCTTCAGGAGACAATTACCGATACTTAAATCAGCATTAAACTGGATAGATTACAAATCACCTAGTCAAATAGCAAAGCTTTCTGTTGCTCAAACAATAGTGACTAATAATTGCGCAAAGAGCTTAGAGAAAATTAAACTTAATTTAAAAAAACAAGGTTGGAATGTAAAAGAAACAGATGGAAGAATAGCTGCTCGCCAAGGAGTAATAGGTAGATTAGGACCTATATTAATTCATCTAGGCATGATCCTATTAATGATAGGGGCAACATACGGATCATTAAATGGAAAAACCATAGAAAAATTTTTAGCTCCTGGTAGATCAATAGATTTATTGAACAATAATGAAGAGAAAGGGTTAACCATTGAATTGCAAAAGTTTCAAATCGAAAGAGACCCTCAAGGAAGAGCTGAGCAATATAAATCTATAGTCAATGTTATTGAGCCAAATGGTAATAATCAATCAAAAGAAATTAGTGTTAATTATCCACTAAGGTACAAAGGTCTAACATTATATCAAGCTGACTGGTCTTTAGCAGCAATAACTATTAAAATTGATAATAGTCCGAAATTAC from the Prochlorococcus marinus str. NATL2A genome contains:
- a CDS encoding cytochrome c biogenesis CcdA family protein — its product is MESLFLNISHINLIFSDLTRHGEQLINNGLNNPTPLTILIVFTGGLLTSLGPCSLSLLPITVAYLAGFKNNQNPLQKTISFCSGIVFSLVVLGSLSGFLGKIYGQLPGFFSIFISFLAIIMGLNLLGILKFSLPSGPDPEIWKNKVPSAFAPVSAGFAFGLASSPCTTPVLAVLLAWVAKQGNPLSGTIFLGSFAIGQIVPLFVAGTFAASIPKLLSLRPIGKWVPPISGVILLTIGLISLLSIWI
- a CDS encoding cytochrome c biogenesis protein ResB, yielding MKKISQVLNWLSSLKIAILLLLVIAVSCAAGTLIPQQESNQFYYDNFNKNPFLGIINAKILLLFEFDHVYTSFWFLFLLIWLGLALSVCSFRRQLPILKSALNWIDYKSPSQIAKLSVAQTIVTNNCAKSLEKIKLNLKKQGWNVKETDGRIAARQGVIGRLGPILIHLGMILLMIGATYGSLNGKTIEKFLAPGRSIDLLNNNEEKGLTIELQKFQIERDPQGRAEQYKSIVNVIEPNGNNQSKEISVNYPLRYKGLTLYQADWSLAAITIKIDNSPKLQIPIKPISELGEQVWGTIIPTNKDGKNQILLTVDSELGPVNIYDNDGTLLTKLIINKEEKVKGALIKIINIIPSSGLLLKHDPGVPFVYLSFAIILIGGSLSIISTKKIWVLHENEKSMIYIGGLSNRNLSGLSKELPNLISFLET